In one Gossypium hirsutum isolate 1008001.06 chromosome D09, Gossypium_hirsutum_v2.1, whole genome shotgun sequence genomic region, the following are encoded:
- the LOC107893030 gene encoding uncharacterized protein produces MEIFEEASIVRFRSIHDKYLLAEDDEETVSQERGGTVRNARWTVEFVQFNSTHIRLKSCYGKYLTASNMPFLLGMTGKKVLQTLPKRLDSSVEWEPIQEGSRVRLKTRYGQYLRANGGIPPWRNHITHDTPYRTSHQDWILWQVDILRFRHQDKLPAPPPPFQVQADGFDNSDTGSPPTISLRGSRMSKNEEDDSGNGSPKAFEGRIIKYEVVDDNGDVDQNIGERKFIFKGNGVDDLKKALKEENVVKEEFSLCSRNPLNGNLYPLRLQLPPNNTAMHVVLVPLSSKVADDLWL; encoded by the exons ATGGAAATCTTCGAAGAAGCAAGCATTGTTCGATTTCGTAGCATCCATGACAAATACTTGCTTGCAGAGGATGATGAGGAAACTGTTTCCCAAGAGCGAGGCGGAACTGTACGGAACGCGAGATGGACGGTGGAGTTCGTGCAGTTCAATTCCACCCATATTCGTCTTAAAAGCTGTTACGGTAAATACTTGACGGCTTCAAACATGCCGTTCCTATTGGGGATGACAGGGAAGAAAGTGTTGCAGACATTGCCAAAACGATTGGATTCTTCGGTTGAATGGGAACCTATTCAAGAAGGTTCCAGGGTTCGGCTAAAAACTCGTTACGGCCAATATTTACGAGCAAATGGTGGGATACCACCATGGAGGAACCACATTACACATGATACTCCTTATAGAACCTCACATCAAGATTGGATCCTTTGGCAAGTTGATATTTTAAGGTTTCGCCACCAAGATAAACTCCCTGCTCCACCTCCTCCTTTTCAAGTACAAGCTGATGGATTTGACAATTCTGATACTGGTTCACCTCCAACAATTTCACTTAGAGGCTCTAGAATGTCTAAAAATGAG gaAGATGACTCAGGAAATGGATCGCCAAAGGCATTTGAAGGAAGGATTATTAAGTATGAGGTAGTTGATGATAATGGTGATGTAGACCAAAATATTGGAGAGCGTAAATTCATATTTAAAGGGAATGGGGTTGATGATTTGAAGAAAGCATTGAAAGAAGAGAATGTTGTGAAGGAAGAGTTTTCTCTTTGTTCTCGTAACCCTTTGAATGGCAACCTTTATCCCCTTCGTTTGCAGCTTCCTCCCAACAATACCGCAATGCATGTTGTTCTGGTTCCTCTATCATCTAAAG TGGCAGATGATTTATGGCTTTGA